In the Nitrospirales bacterium LBB_01 genome, one interval contains:
- a CDS encoding phospho-N-acetylmuramoyl-pentapeptide-transferase — protein MLYYVLYALRDYISPFNVFRYITFRTAVAIITAMGITFLLAPETIKFLKRISLTQQIRSDGPQTHLTKAGTPTMGGVLIVISTAVSILLWGNLSNRHVWILLISTICFSAIGFWDDFLKVSKRNTKGLRAKYKFGLQIGVALAIAVAQYLNVSDPYSTSLIVPFFKKWLFDFGIFYVPFSVFVIVGSSNAVNLTDGLDGLASGLVAIAVFATGVLVYISGHAGLAQYLQVIYINGIGELTVCCGAIFGASLGFLWYNTHPAEVFMGDVGSLGLGGALGTLATLTKHEIVLVVVGGIFVIETISVILQVGSFKLTGKRIFRMAPIHHHFELKGWLEPKTVVRFWIIGFMLALLSLATIKLR, from the coding sequence ATGCTTTATTACGTGTTATATGCGCTTCGTGATTACATATCGCCTTTTAACGTATTTCGCTACATAACTTTCAGAACGGCTGTGGCAATCATCACGGCAATGGGTATAACTTTTTTGCTTGCTCCTGAGACGATAAAATTCCTTAAGCGAATTAGTCTTACTCAGCAGATACGCTCCGATGGTCCACAAACTCACTTGACTAAGGCAGGCACCCCAACTATGGGAGGCGTGTTGATAGTAATATCCACCGCAGTATCTATACTGCTTTGGGGTAATTTGTCAAACAGGCACGTTTGGATTTTATTGATTTCCACGATTTGCTTCAGTGCAATTGGTTTTTGGGATGATTTCCTAAAGGTATCAAAGCGTAACACAAAGGGGCTAAGGGCAAAGTACAAGTTTGGTCTTCAGATAGGCGTTGCGTTAGCTATTGCTGTCGCTCAGTACTTAAATGTGTCAGACCCGTACAGCACCAGTCTGATAGTACCGTTTTTCAAGAAATGGCTTTTTGATTTTGGGATATTCTATGTACCTTTCAGTGTGTTTGTAATTGTGGGGTCATCTAATGCAGTAAATCTGACAGACGGCTTAGATGGTCTTGCCTCTGGGCTTGTTGCGATAGCGGTTTTTGCAACAGGCGTGCTTGTCTATATATCAGGGCACGCAGGCCTTGCACAGTACCTGCAAGTGATTTATATAAACGGAATTGGCGAACTAACGGTCTGTTGCGGCGCTATATTTGGGGCATCACTGGGTTTTTTATGGTACAACACTCACCCGGCTGAGGTTTTTATGGGAGATGTTGGCTCGCTTGGTCTGGGAGGCGCTCTTGGCACTTTGGCAACCCTAACAAAGCATGAGATTGTGTTAGTGGTTGTTGGCGGGATTTTTGTGATAGAGACAATATCTGTAATCCTGCAGGTAGGGTCATTTAAGTTAACCGGCAAGAGAATCTTCAGGATGGCTCCAATACACCACCATTTTGAACTAAAGGGATGGTTAGAGCCTAAAACGGTTGTAAGGTTTTGGATTATTGGTTTTATGCTTGCATTGCTAAGCTTAGCGACTATTAAATTGAGGTGA
- a CDS encoding D-alanyl-D-alanine carboxypeptidase, with protein sequence MRKSEKFLRSLCFIKFVTAFLIIFLICTGAGAADITARSAVIMDTDSDQVLYAKNPLLKQPPASTAKLVTAMVVLDNLDTMDVTTISANAAELSSGSVELREGDRYYIGDLLHIMLMKSVNGAAVALAEAVSGSEGAFVNLMNKKAKRVGANNTRYINSHGLPGGGQYITAYDLAIVMRESLQYPVIKNIIIKKTKTVSSIDGSTASLTNTNKLLWKDDDLLGGKTGYTKAARHCLAFAAEHGENTFVAAVLGDSQRSNLWRSAETVLNKGYNISESHTKPEIHFSDGKNEAKLKKLQGKHHRNYSKASKTKHYAAQKTSKKSKLANVAKNYSADKSNDTVSKSKHTLYASTHKSRIAHRRGKFTAKASLKHNKAKALRTENKKAAHKYASSKSKRYIAAKKANKTKVCKLIKGRGFEIASYDPKCKPVAY encoded by the coding sequence ATGAGAAAAAGTGAAAAGTTTTTACGCAGTTTGTGTTTTATCAAATTTGTAACGGCTTTTTTAATTATTTTTTTAATTTGCACAGGTGCCGGTGCAGCCGATATAACGGCAAGAAGCGCAGTTATAATGGACACAGATTCTGACCAGGTATTATATGCCAAAAATCCGCTTCTTAAGCAGCCCCCTGCAAGCACAGCAAAGCTTGTAACCGCTATGGTTGTTTTGGATAATCTAGATACAATGGATGTTACGACTATATCCGCTAATGCGGCTGAGCTTAGCAGCGGAAGCGTGGAGTTGAGAGAGGGAGACAGATACTACATAGGCGATTTGCTGCACATTATGCTTATGAAATCTGTAAATGGTGCAGCGGTTGCATTAGCCGAGGCGGTAAGCGGCTCTGAGGGAGCTTTTGTTAATCTCATGAACAAAAAGGCTAAAAGAGTAGGCGCTAATAATACAAGATATATAAACTCACATGGTCTTCCCGGTGGCGGACAGTACATAACCGCATACGACCTTGCTATTGTTATGAGAGAATCACTTCAGTACCCTGTAATAAAAAACATAATTATCAAAAAAACTAAAACTGTTTCTTCTATAGACGGCTCAACTGCCTCACTGACAAATACAAACAAACTCCTGTGGAAAGATGATGATTTACTTGGCGGGAAAACCGGCTACACAAAGGCTGCGCGGCATTGTCTGGCTTTTGCAGCAGAACACGGGGAAAACACCTTTGTTGCCGCCGTGCTTGGGGACTCTCAGAGGTCAAACCTTTGGAGAAGTGCCGAAACCGTTCTTAATAAGGGTTACAATATATCCGAATCACACACAAAACCTGAGATACATTTCAGTGACGGTAAAAACGAGGCAAAATTAAAAAAATTACAAGGAAAGCATCATCGCAATTATTCAAAGGCGTCAAAAACCAAACACTATGCCGCCCAAAAAACCAGTAAGAAAAGTAAGCTAGCTAATGTTGCTAAGAACTACTCCGCAGATAAGAGTAATGACACAGTATCAAAATCTAAACATACACTCTATGCCAGCACTCATAAATCAAGGATTGCTCACAGAAGAGGAAAATTTACTGCAAAGGCTTCCTTGAAACACAACAAAGCAAAGGCGTTAAGGACTGAGAACAAAAAGGCAGCGCATAAATATGCCTCTTCAAAATCAAAGCGTTATATAGCGGCTAAAAAAGCAAATAAAACTAAAGTCTGTAAGCTGATAAAAGGCAGGGGGTTTGAGATAGCCTCTTATGACCCTAAATGCAAGCCTGTTGCTTACTGA
- the murD gene encoding UDP-N-acetylmuramoyl-L-alanine--D-glutamate ligase translates to MTTMYKNFKDKAVAVVGLARSGVGAANLCVRLGAKVTVFDLKPCEELENFIQKLDSQVEIKCGNFAEDAFTSFNIVIVSPGVPLNIPSLIRAKAQRVRIIGELELAYLVLEELRKVGAAAYLAITGTNGKSTTTTLLYEILRNSGFKTIIGGNIGFAITEEISKLVKNFEKPREFVSPDYIVTEVSSFQLESIDKFKPKVSAILNITPDHLDRHETMDSYVEAKARIFLNQDAMNFLILNADDPLTRGLAERVGKNGPDVLYFSRKERVRGAFYKDGVIYFNIPELEILCPELVDGTSDSTSPFTFNTANFHIKGGHNIENAMAAALMALVSGCKVTDIWNTLISFKGLEHRLELVTEIDGVKYFNDSKGTNVWSVVKSLESFSEPIVLIAGGRDKSGDFSPLKHLVKERVKALVLIGEAGKKLSEALGDVTDVHFTGDMHEAAKCAKGLAAAGDVVLLSPACASFDMFKDFEERGRVFKEAVLSLTS, encoded by the coding sequence GTGACAACAATGTATAAGAACTTCAAAGATAAGGCTGTTGCGGTTGTGGGATTGGCCAGAAGCGGAGTGGGAGCTGCAAACCTCTGTGTAAGACTGGGGGCAAAGGTTACTGTTTTTGATTTAAAACCTTGTGAGGAGCTGGAAAACTTCATTCAAAAACTTGATTCACAGGTGGAAATAAAGTGCGGTAATTTTGCTGAGGATGCATTCACATCGTTTAACATCGTGATAGTAAGTCCTGGTGTGCCGCTAAATATCCCGTCTCTTATCCGTGCTAAAGCCCAAAGGGTCAGGATAATTGGCGAACTTGAGTTAGCGTATCTGGTTTTAGAGGAGTTACGAAAGGTTGGAGCCGCTGCATATTTGGCGATAACAGGTACAAACGGGAAATCAACAACAACCACCCTGCTCTATGAAATACTTCGCAACAGTGGGTTTAAAACCATAATAGGCGGCAACATCGGTTTTGCAATTACTGAAGAGATTAGTAAACTTGTTAAAAACTTTGAAAAACCAAGGGAATTCGTAAGCCCGGATTATATAGTCACTGAGGTGTCAAGTTTTCAACTGGAATCAATAGATAAGTTTAAGCCAAAAGTCTCAGCTATTTTAAACATAACGCCGGATCATCTGGACAGGCATGAGACTATGGATTCATATGTGGAGGCTAAAGCCAGGATTTTCTTAAATCAGGACGCTATGAATTTCCTTATCTTAAATGCCGATGACCCTCTGACAAGGGGTTTAGCAGAGAGGGTTGGTAAAAATGGCCCCGATGTGCTGTACTTTAGTAGAAAGGAACGGGTAAGAGGAGCTTTTTATAAAGACGGAGTTATTTACTTTAACATTCCTGAGCTTGAAATCCTCTGCCCTGAACTTGTGGATGGCACAAGTGATAGTACCAGCCCATTTACCTTTAACACGGCAAATTTCCACATAAAAGGCGGTCACAACATAGAAAACGCTATGGCGGCAGCCCTAATGGCTCTTGTCAGCGGCTGTAAGGTTACAGATATATGGAACACTCTTATTTCCTTTAAAGGACTAGAGCACAGGCTTGAGCTTGTCACAGAAATTGATGGCGTAAAGTATTTTAACGACTCAAAGGGCACAAATGTCTGGTCTGTGGTTAAATCGCTGGAAAGTTTCAGTGAGCCGATAGTGTTGATAGCAGGTGGAAGGGATAAGTCAGGAGATTTTTCACCCCTTAAGCATCTTGTTAAGGAAAGGGTCAAGGCTCTTGTTTTAATAGGTGAGGCAGGAAAGAAGTTAAGCGAGGCGTTAGGGGATGTTACGGATGTGCATTTTACCGGTGATATGCATGAGGCGGCAAAGTGCGCAAAGGGATTAGCTGCTGCTGGTGATGTGGTTTTGTTGTCTCCGGCCTGTGCAAGCTTTGATATGTTTAAGGATTTTGAGGAGAGAGGGAGAGTGTTTAAAGAGGCAGTCCTCAGTCTTACATCATAA